One Rhodohalobacter sp. SW132 DNA segment encodes these proteins:
- a CDS encoding metallophosphoesterase, with product MKIGICSDSHDHVEHIKKAADVFRQREVEKVIHAGDYCSPFTIPLFEGLPLEGIFGNNDGDRFTLMKKFDEINAVLHGDFFSFEADRTKIAVYHGTYEELTKSLEKSGMYDVVITGHTHMPGVETVGDVISINPGSVNGFDDDAMIAFLDTDTQHVEFIEL from the coding sequence ATGAAAATCGGGATCTGTTCCGACTCCCACGATCATGTAGAGCATATTAAAAAAGCTGCTGATGTTTTTCGACAGAGAGAGGTCGAAAAGGTGATTCATGCCGGGGATTACTGCAGCCCGTTTACCATTCCACTATTTGAAGGGCTGCCGCTGGAAGGAATATTCGGAAATAATGATGGTGACCGGTTTACACTTATGAAAAAATTTGATGAGATCAACGCTGTGCTGCACGGTGATTTTTTCAGTTTTGAAGCGGATAGGACAAAAATTGCGGTCTACCACGGTACCTACGAAGAACTCACGAAAAGCCTTGAAAAATCAGGGATGTACGATGTGGTAATTACGGGTCACACACATATGCCGGGCGTAGAAACGGTTGGTGATGTGATATCGATAAACCCAGGGAGCGTGAACGGATTTGATGATGATGCGATGATCGCCTTTTTGGATACCGATACACAACATGTAGAGTTTATTGAGCTATAA